Proteins encoded together in one Theileria parva strain Muguga chromosome 3 map unlocalized ctg_530, whole genome shotgun sequence window:
- the gcs-1 gene encoding Glutamate-cysteine ligase family protein, translating to MVFLRDESVLENELIRRVSGKLRQLASLEFAVIFHKHRNRLDSTRFFGDEIEYIIVNLDHQHKLPQLLPIYPHIQSLIQQYNTNSSTTRNHAPDSTVLNTPGNTDTNTLVNDTVDNTPYSTEDGADVDWEKCIFTPEYASYMVESIPDKPYELESNYINTIRASINERRRRLSVILRLLGFPNAKVTTLTNFLRLGCEDCVYLGDEKFRQPLTGELEYKLSDFFPNICITPFSRFTEITHNIKLKHPTNIRIPKFNNTRVVNHKNTTTRGINVKIADRWDLELFGLLSEKQRKLAYELSNNSANLFTQHSHQSEKSSVNFTNLELIKKVNLSTDTENLNDTISNSSTSTSDTNTSTPNTLHTLTTDEMRVYNYITEQVFMYDPQLHTQTYNPNFNTFNTFNTFNTTFNSTVNSIVNSSDTTSVNTPVNSTNPMINNVDNVDGTEVGGVESGVCAVRPNTVTEIHMDTVGFGMGMACLQVTFGCLDISEARYLHDQLIPLTPIFLSLSSATVAFRGELSNIDNRWPVLVQAMDDLDDQDRSYILKGRYNTTSLYIQNCPLLMQNYEYLNDIQVASDATAYVNLVKLGVDPILSRYISHNLVYQPLVVYQEDLDQVDCTATDMHYQVFHATNWNSIRFNHPKLTHTVLTSDSPNNPVHTSNAPNNPVHTGNSSNNPVHTDTSSNIGVSVDEELPWRIEFRPMDIQMTDEENVMFISVLSYVVRVLLRLRLSLYMPISLVDSNTDLACTIESCHKQLFYFPNHIHNSEVVNLEEVGVGRYSLHEILFGKIGLFRIVLDYLEFEYSKSEVSPEFYSQMKVYFNHFELLTLGKTPTNATKQRRFIHAHPSYQHDGIIHNDILYDLINHLTCQ from the exons ATGGTATTTTTGAGGGATGAGTCGGTGTTGGAGAATGAGTTGATTCGGCGTGTTTCAGGTAAACTTCGTCAATTAGCTTCTCTAGAGTTTGCTGTTATTTTCCACAAACACCGAAATAGACTCGATTCCACCCGCTTCTTCGGTGATGAAATCGAATACATCATCGTCAACCTTGATCATCAGCATAAATTACCACAACTACTCCCAATCTATCCTCATATACAATCACTCATACAACAATATAACACTAATTCCAGTACCACAAGGAACCACGCACCCGATTCCACAGTACTGAATACTCCAGGGAATACTGATACCAATACCCTAGTTAACGACACAGTGGATAACACACCGTATAGCACAGAGGATGGCGCAGATGTGGACTGGGAGAAGTGTATATTTACACCGGAATATGCATCGTATATGGTAGAATCAATACCAGATAAACCTTATGAATTAGAGtctaactatataaacaCTATCAGAGCTAGTATTAATGAGCGCAGAAGAAGATTATCTGTGATATTAAGATTATTAGGATTCCCCAATGCTAAAGTAACTACTTTAACTAATTTCCTCAGGCTTGGTTGTGAGGACTGCGTTTACTTGGGTGATGAGAAGTTTAGACAACCTTTAACCGGCGAGCTGGAGTATAAACTTAGTGACTTTTTCCCCAACATTTGTATCACGCCCTTCTCAAGATTCACTGAAATCACACATAACATTAAACTTAAACACCCGACAAACATACGAATTCCCAAGTTCAACAATACAC gCGTGGTTAATCACAAGAATACCACTACGCGTGGTATTAATGTGAAAATAGCTGACAGATGGGATTTGGAACTGTTTGGCTTATTATCAGAAAAACAGCGTAAATTAGCTTATGAATTGTCAAATAACAGTGCAAATTTGTTCACACAGCACAGTCACCAGAGTGAGAAAAGTTCCgtaaattttactaatcTTGAACTAATTAAAAAGGTTAATTTATCCACCGATACGGAAAATCTTAATGATACGATTAGTAATAGCTCAACGTCCACCAGTGATACCAACACCAGTACCCCAAATACTCTTCACACCCTAACCACCGATGAGATGAGAGTTTATAATTACATTACCGAACAAGTGTTTATGTACGATCCACAACTTCACACACAAACTTACAATCCCAATTTCAACacttttaacacttttaacacttttaaCACTACCTTTAATAGTactgttaatagtattgtaAATTCTAGTGATACCACCAGTGTGAATACTCCCGTCAACAGCACCAATCCCATGATTAATAATGTGGATAATGTGGATGGTACTGAGGTTGGTGGTGTGGAGTCAGGTGTGTGTGCCGTGCGACCTAACACCGTAACGGAGATACATATGGACACTGTGGGATTTGGTATGGGAATGGCCTGTTTACAGGTAACATTTGGCTGTCTGGATATCTCTGAGGCGCGTTACTTACATGATCAGTTAATACCATTGACACCTATTTTCCTATCACTTTCCTCGGCAACTGTTGCCTTTAGAGGTGAGTTATCGAATATTGATAACCGTTGGCCCGTGTTAGTCCAGGCAATGGATGATCTTGATGACCAAGATCGAAGTTATATACTCAAGGGCAGATACAACACCACGTCACTTTATATCCAAAACTGCCCACTTTTGATGCAGAATTATGAATATTTGAATGATATTCAAGTGGCGTCTGATGCTACGGCGTATGTTAACTTGGTGAAATTGGGCGTTGATCCCATCTTGTCACGGTATATTTCACACAATTTAGTCTACCAGCCGCTGGTAGTTTATCAAGAAGATTTAGATCAAGTTGACTGTACCGCTACCGACATGCACTACCAAGTCTTCCACGCCACTAATTGGAACTCCATACGATTCAATCATCCCAAACTCACCCACACAGTACTCACAAGTGATAGTCCAAATAACCCAGTACACACAAGTAATGCTCCAAATAACCCAGTACACACTGGTAATAGTTCAAATAACCCAGTACACACTGATACTAGTTCAAATATTGGTGTGAGTGTGGATGAAGAGTTACCGTGGAGAATAGAGTTTAGACCGATGGATATACAAATGACTGATGAGGAAAATGTGATGTTTATAAGTGTCTTATCATATGTTGTAAGGGTGTTATTACGGCTAAGACTAAGTTTATACATGCCAATTTCACTGGTGGATTCTAATACTGATTTGGCCTGCACTATTGAATCCTGCCACAAACAACTCTTTTACTTCCCAAATCACATACACAATTCAG AGGTGGTGAATTTGGAGGAGGTTGGCGTGGGAAGGTATAGTTTGCATGAGATTTTATTTGGCAAAATTGGTTTATTTCGAATAGTGTTGGACTATTTGGAGTTTGAGTACTCTAAATCTGAGGTTTCGCCCGAATTTTACTCACAAATGAAGGTGTATTTTAACCATTTTGAGCTGCTAACTTTGGGTAAAACGCCCACAAACGCTACCAAACAGAGAAGATTCATACACGCCCACCCCTCATACCAACACGATGGAATCATTCACAATGATATCCTCTATGATCTCATCAACCACCTAACCTgtcaataa
- a CDS encoding DExH-box splicing factor binding site family protein — protein sequence MKFTISTPNSTTNTNNNSTINPLGGGFGVFEKEEKEEVKKEIIKEFSQKDYKPAEENINHVIPCKNKLIKPVNQANSTTNNELKYGLNLFNSNTSEDTNTHNTTGDTTENTSDTTDNSNNTVDSVNIVDSVNIVDDGEVDKNLYEELFNTKVLKNDNIKPILLNNNKTDVAVDDRVDNLGKMLRVDKSQYDKVPVENFGMAMLMGMGYNPNNTQENDNTMKKYTKRIYERGGLGTDTIMQNNMKILQDNKHMSKLQQHTTNHKPDKS from the coding sequence atgaaATTTACCATATCCACTCCTAACTCTActactaatactaataataacagTACTATTAATCCGTTAGGAGGAGGATTTGGAGTGTTTGAGAAGGAGGAGAAGGAAGAAGTAAAAAAGGAAATAATTAAAGAATTCAGCCAAAAAGATTATAAACCTGCTgaagaaaatattaatcaCGTAATTCcctgtaaaaataaattaattaaaccTGTTAATCAAGCCAACTCCACCACTAATAATGAGTTAAAATATGGCCTGAACCTCTTTAACTCCAATACATCTGAAGATACTAACACTCATAATACAACTGGTGATACCACTGAGAACACTAGTGATACTACggataatagtaataatacgGTGGATAGTGTGAATATTGTGGATAGTGTGAATATTGTGGATGATGGAGAAGtggataaaaatttgtacgaagaattatttaatacGAAAGTGttgaaaaatgataatataaaGCCGATACtattgaataataataaaacagaTGTTGCAGTGGATGATAGAGTGGATAATTTGGGGAAAATGTTAAGGGTGGACAAATCGCAATATGATAAAGTACCGGTAGAAAACTTCGGAATGGCAATGTTAATGGGAATGGGTTATAACCCAAATAATACTCaagaaaatgataataccatgaaaaaatatactaaaaGAATTTATGAACGAGGTGGGCTTGGAACTGATACAATTATGCAaaataatatgaaaataCTCCAAGACAATAAACACATGTCAAAATTACAACAACACACCACCAACCATAAACCAGACAAatcttaa